The genomic region TGCCAGTACAGCGTGTCAAAGCGGCCCGAGCTGATCGTGCGCAGCAGCGCGCCGTCTGCATCGTAGAGCTCGACCAGCGCCTCGGATTCGTCAAAGGCGTAAAGCGCGTTGGACGTACCCACATCGATGTATCCGGTTCGACATGCGCCTCCCAACGCCAGTTGCGCGCGGCCCGCGTCGATTTGCGCGGCGTACTGTTCGAGCCCGACTTGCTGAACAGCCCAGCCGCGCTTGTGTCCGACCGTTCCGCTGAAGAAGCGTTCGCCGAGCAGCGGGGTCACGTGGTGCAGCTCGGTTGCTGATTGCATGCCGTCCAGTTCCCAATCCTCGCCGTTGTTCTCGGCCCCGCCGTTGCGCAGCAGGTTGGGCGGATTGGCAAAGGTCAACCCAAACGGTTTCGCGATCGGCACGCCGTCCGTGCACACCGCGTCGAGCACGCGCACGGTCAGCTCGCCGTCTGTGGGCAGATCATCAACAGCCCGCAGCAGCGCGATCTGGCCGTTGTCGATGATCGAGACTGCGCTTAGCTCGATCGACTCTTCTCCGCGGCTGAGTTCGACTTCGATTTTTGACAGCGGCCGGTCGAACAGCAGGCCCACGCTGTCCGCGCCGAACCCGGTCAGGAAGTCCAGTAGCTGCGGCTGTGCGGGCTCGGCCGTAGCTGGAAAGCGCAGCAGCGTGCGCTGAAATTTGTGGTCGGAAAGCGGCGGAGTGAAGTTGACGATTTCACCGCTTACGGCGCAGGCCCCGGAGCTTTTATTGAACAGAGTGTTGTCGATCAGTTGCGCGCCCTCGGCGCCGTAGAACAGCTGGGCCGGCCACGATACGCGGGCCGAGGGCCAGACCCCCAGCGACGACCAGGCGTCGGCCGCAACCTCGAGCATGATCCCGATTTGCGTCGAGCCCAGCTCATCGTTCCAATCGCCGGCCATCACGATCCGCTCGCAGGGATCCGCTGCCAGGAACTCGTTGACGAGTTGGCGGCACTGGTTGTCGCCGCTCTCGTTCCAGCTGATGTGGATCGCATAGGCCGAGAACTCCAGGCCCTCGATCGTGGTGGTCGCCTGGATCACGCTACGTCCCTCGACCAAATCGACGCCCCGCGGATCGACCAGCGTGGTGCCCGAGAGCAGCGCCAGGCCGTTGTAGTAGAAGAGCTCCATCTCCAGCCCTGCGGCGATGGTCTGCGCATATTCCTCCGGGCATTCCTGGAGCGTCAGCAGGTCAAGCGGCAGGTGGTTGGTCAGCTCCGAGGCGATGCGTTCGGCCGAGGCCTCTTTGCCGCCGTGCAGATTGAAGCTGCCAACGCTGAGCTCCACATCGTCCGGCCGCTGTTCGCCGCAGACGTAGCGCCCCCAGGTCAGCGGCTCGATCAACGCCGGGGACGGCGGCTGGTCGTCGTCATCGTCGTCATCGCCGCTGTCGTCGTCGTCGAGTGCGTCGTCATCGTCGTCGTCGCCGTCCGAGCAGGCGAGCAAAGGCAGGATCAGCAGCAGCGCAAGCAGCGCCGTCAGCAGTTTGTATATCATCGTTGTCCTCCGGCAGTATCGGCGTTTGTGGGTAGCAGGCCGCGCGCATCGAGTTCGCCGAGCATGATCATCGCCACCGACCAATGGCCCAGGGTGTTGGGATGCACGTCGTCGTTCATGTAATCCCCGGCCGCGGTATAGGTCTCGCGCAGCATACGGTGGGCGTCAACAGCCTCAACACCGGCAGCCTCAGTCGCGGTCAGCACGCGCTGTTCGTAGGCCAGGGAGCGCGGCTCGGCGATCGCCTCGATAAACAGCAAGGATTGCGCGCCGAGTTCGCCGTAGATCCGGCGTAACGTGCGCAGGTTGTCGACGAAGATCTGTTCGGAGACCGCGGGGATCGGCTCGCGCGGCCGTCCGCCGCGGCGCAGCTTGACCAGCAGGCTGTTGAGCAGTTGATAGAAAGGCCTGTGGCGCAGCCACTGCAAGGCTGGGCCGTAATCCTTTTCGTCGTAGCGCTCGCCCAAGGTGTCGATCAGTCCGTTGTCGTTGGCGCCGAGGTACATCAGCACCAGGTCGGGTTCCAGCCTGCGGTAGCCTTCAATGGCGTCAAGCACCATGTAGTGCGAAACGTAGCCATCCCACGCGCCGTTGAGCACCTCGGCGTCCAGACCGCGCTCCTGCAGCGCCAGCTCGAGCTGTCCCTGCATGGTCTGTTGCCGTTGCTCGGTGCAGCACCCGGCTGCCGACGACCCGCCGATCAGCAGGATGCGCAGGCCGTCGCCCGGTTCGAGTGCGATCGATTGTCCTTGCGAGTCGCGCGGTGGAAGAAACGGTTTGCCCATGCTGCTGCGGATCGCGGCGTCCGAGGTGAATCCTGGTCCCGGCCCGAACAGCCGCAAATCCCAGCGCCAGAACGAGTGGGCCAATCCCGCGTCGAGCAACACGATGAACGCCAGGGCCGCGGCCAGTGCAACAAGATTAGGAGTAGGTGAGTGAAAGCGGTCCGAGACGATGCCGTGCAGCTCGGTTGAGATCGCGAACAATCCGCCGAGCATCGCCGCGGTAATCAGCCACGGCGGCAGCTCGATCAAATATGCCAGGGCTACGATCAGCAGTCCGGTCGCGGCCAGTGTGTATCGCAGCCGGGTCAGCTTCAGCGAGATGCGTTGCGAGGCGAACCAGCCCGCGTGCAGGCAGACCGAGACCGCCAGTAGTAGCAGCAGGATCCGCAGTTGGTGGGAGTTCTCGTTCACTGAGGGCAACAGCAGCGCGCCGACTATCGCCGGGCTGAAGTGCGCTAGAAATACCAGCAGCGATCGGCCGAATCTCACGCGACCTCGGCGGCTGAGGATCGCTGATTCGAGCAGGCCCAACGCGGCCAGTGCCGCGATCAGCAGCAGGTTGCCTATCGGCATGTTCTCTGCGCCCCAGGGATCCATCAGGGCTAGATAATAGGTCTGACACAACCAATGATAAAGGCCGCGCCGAAACAATCGATGCCTGATTAGGAACCCTAGTGAAAACCCACTTTACAAGCATTGGGCCTCGTGACATCTTAATCCGCGATGACGATGCGAATGCTGCTTGTTTTCGGCACCCGGCCAGAGGCGATCAAAATGATGCCTCTGATTAAACAGGGAAAGCTGCGTGGCTCCGAGGTCGAAGTGCGTGTGGCGCTGAGCGCCCAGCACCGTGAGATGCTCGACGAGGTGCTCGAGCTGTTCGACGTCGAGCCGCACCACGACCTGGACCTGATGCGCGCGGGCCAGACGCCGACCGAGGTCACGCGGCGGATGCTCGAGAAACTGCCCGAAGTCTACCGGACCGAACGTCCCGACGTGGTGGTCGTACAGGGCGACACGACCACGACTTTTGCCGCGGCCTATGCGGCTTTTCTCGAGCACATCCCCGTGGCGCACGTCGAGGCCGGTCTGCGCACCGGAGATCTGACCGCGCCGTTTCCCGAGGAGGCCAACCGCAAGCTGACCTCGTCGATTACGACTTTCCATTTTCCGCCGACCGAGCTCTCCAAACGCAACCTGCTCGCTGAGGGCTACGACCCGCAATCGATCTGGGTCACCGGCAACACGGTGATCGACACGCTGCTCGACGTGGTGGAGCGGACCGATTTGCCCGAGCCGGAAATTCCCGGCGGCATCAATGGCCGGCTGATTTTGGTCACGGCCCACCGCCGCGAGAGTTTCGGCGAGCCGATCCGCGGGGTGTTCAACGCGCTAAAGCAGCTCGCCGCGCGCTTTGCCGACGACACGCTGGTCTACCCGGTGCATCCCAACCCCAACATCAAGGTTCCGGCCGAGGAGATCCTCTCGGGACTGCCCAACGTGCGGCTGATCGCGCCGGTGGGTTACACCAGCCTGGTTTGCCTGATGCGCCGCGCCGCGCTGGTTCTCACCGACTCCGGCGGGATTCAGGAGGAGGCGCCGAGCCTGGGCGTGCCGGTGTTGGTGCTGCGCGAGACCACCGAACGGCCCGAGGGGGTCTACGCGGGCACCGTCAAGCTGGTGGGCACCGACCCGCAAAAGATCCTCGACCAAGCGGGAATCCTGCTAACCGACTCCGAGGCCCACGCGGCGATGGCCAAGGCGGCCAACCCCTACGGCGACGGCCACGCGGCCGAGCGGATCATCGACGTGCTGACGCGCTGGTATTCCCGGACCAGCGGCGGTAAATGAACAAGGGCGAATCTCCGGCAGCAACCCGCATTCCCTGGGCGCTGATCTGGACGCTGCTCGCGCTGACGGCCTACATCTTTTTCTTCGTCACGACCTTCCGTTCCCTGGGAACTCAATCCGATGCGCTGAAGTACGCCAGCGCCGCCCGTTCGCTGTTGCGCGGCGACGGCGCGGTGACCCTGATGGTCCACACGATATCGTTCAGCAACGTCGAACCTGGAACAGTTCGCGAGGCCGCGAGCATGCTCGGCCCGCTGCCGCAGTACCTGTGGACGATGGTCCTGGCCGTGGCGTTCCTGGTTTTCGGCGCGGCCGATACGACGGCCGCCGCGACCTGCGGGCTGTTCTACGTGCTCAGCGTGCCGCTGGTGTTCGGCATTGCCCGCAGGCTATTCGGCCTGCGCGCCGCGCATCTTGCGGCCGCACTGGCGATCCTCGAGGCCAACGCCTTGTACTACTCGCTCAGCGGCATGTCCGAGAGCATGTTCGGCTTGCTGTTGCTGCTGCTGGTCTACGCGCTGGTGCGGCGTAGCGGAGCGGGTTGGGGATTGATCGCGGGGTTGGCCCTGGGGCTGATTGTCTACTCGCGCGAGATCGGCCCGCTCTACGCGCTGCCGCTGGTACTGCTTGTGCTCAGCCCGGCGACGCGCCGTTGGCAGCGGATTATCGGACTGCTCGTGGGGCTGCTGCTGGTGGTGGGGGCCGACCGGCTGAGCGAACCGCTGCGCGCCTACCATTGGCAGGGACAGGCGCGCGTTCGGCTTGTCCAGCCCGCGCCCGAAACCGCACCGCAGCCCACGCCCCGGCCGACGGTCCAGCGTGACGAGCCCGGGGACCGATCGCAACCAGGGCCGATAGTCGGCTTTATCACGCGCAAGCTGCGCCACGTGATCCACACCCACTCGCCGCTCCACCCGGGCCACAGCTACGCCCGCGGACTGGAAATGGAAGAGGGCCTACTGACCACCGGCGAGCACGTCGAGGCGATTCTTTATCGCGCGCGTACCTTCAACCTGCCGCTGACACTCAGGTCCTGGTTTTGGAGCGCGACCAACCCGCTGCTGCTCTGGGCCTTCTGGTTGGCCCCGTTTATGTTGCTGCGCTCGCGCGAACAGCTTTGGCCCTGGCTCTCAACGGTCGGTGCGCTGCTGGCCGTGGGCGCGATACTGCAAGTGTTGTTCGTGATGGAGCGCTATTACCATCCCGCGATTCTGCTGATGATCGTCTTTGCGGCCGGCGGTTTTTCGCGGCTGGCAGGGCTGATCAAGCGTGAGGGTCTGCGGCGTGCGGCCTGCGTGGCGCTGGTGCTGGCCGCGACCTTCCCCTGGGGGATCACCGCCGGGATCGAACGCATGGGGCGGTTCAGCGATTATCAGTGCCGCACGCTGACAATGCCCGACCCAGAGTTCTACAGTCGGTTGGGCCAAAGCGTGGCCGCGCTGACCGGCCCTGAAGAGGTCGGGGTGAGCGACACGCCGTGGCTGGTCAACTGGTACGGCGACCGCGTCTGCATCTGGCTTCCCAAAGACGCGGAGACCCTCGAGCTGCTGATGCGGCGCACCAACGTTGATTTCATGCTGCTGACGTTCCATCTACGCGGCTCACTGGACCTGCGTTCTTGGGAGGAATGGCTCCAGCGCGCCTCTGAGCTCGACGGAAAGCTCGACGGCTTCGAGTTCATCCGCGGGCTGCGTATTCCCGGCGGACGCTTCTGGCTGTTCCGCTCGGACGTTGAGTACCTCGATGCTCCGACCGGCGGCGGGGCGTAGCCTGCAAGGAGTTTGTGCTGCTATGATTCGTCCCATGGAAAAAGTCTGCGTTGTCGGTCTGGGATATATCGGTCTTCCCACGGCGAGCATCATGGCCGCCAACGGCCAGCGCGTGGTCGGCGTGGACGTCGATCCGGCGATCGTTGACCGGCTGTCCAAGGGCAGCGTGCACATCGAGGAGCGCGGGCTGCGCACCCTGGTCAGCGCTGCGATCAGTTCGGGAATGTTCACTGTCTCGCCCGAGCCGGTGCAGGCCGACGCGTTCATTCTGGCGGTGCCCACTCCTGTGGACGATGAAAGCCGCGCCGACCTGAGCCATCTGCGCGACGCGGCCGAGTCGATCGCGCAGGTGCTCAAGCACGGCGACCTGGTAGTGGTCGAGTCCACGGTTCCGCCGGGGACTACCCGTGAGTTGGTGGCGCCGATTCTCAGCCACCGCGGTTTGGAGCCCGGCCGCGACTTTCTGCTCGCCCACTGCCCCGAGCGCGTGCTGCCCGGATCGATCCTGCGCGAACTGGTGCAGAACGATCGGATCATCGGCGGATTCGACGACGCGTCGTCCCAGCGGGCTCGTGAGCTCTACCGTGAATGGGTCGAGGGCGAGATCCTACTGACTTCCCTTGAGGTGGCCGAGGCGGTCAAGCTGATCGAGAACGCCAGCCGCGACGTGGCCGTGGCCTTTGCCAACGAGGTGGCGCAGATCTGCGCCGAGGTCGGCGTGGATCCGCGCGAGGCCATCGCCCTGGCCAACCGCCATCCGCGGGTGAAAATTCTCAAGCCGGGACCGGGCGTGGGCGGCCACTGCATCCCGGTCGACCCCTGGTTTCTGATCCAGGCCGCGCCGCGCCAATCGCGGCTTTTAAAGGCCGCCCGGCAGGTCAATGACGCGCGGCCGCTGGCCCTGGCCAAGCTGATCGGGCACAGCCTGCGACGCCGCAAAGAGCCCAAGGTCGTGATCTTCGGCGTGGCCTACAAGGCCAACGTCGACGACACGCGGATGAGCCCGGCAATCAAGGTGATCGAACAGCTCGAGCGGGCGCACATCGAGTACGCGGTCTACGATCCGCACGTCAAGAACTTCCCACACGACACCGGCCTGCTCGAGGAAGCGGTGCGCCGCGCCGACCTGGCCGTGGTGCTCGCCGGGCACGACGAGTTCCGCTACTTCGACCCCGAGCGCATCGGCAGTCTGATGCGCACTCGTAGGCTGATCGACTCCACGGGCGTGCTCAGCGTCGAGGCCTGGGCCGAGGCGGGCTTCGAGATCATCGAGTTCTGAGCGGACCGGCCCGATGGGACTGTCGCGCTCCATGATTAAGGCGATGCGGCGCGACCCGTTTTCGATTCCCGGAGTTTTAATGCGGCGCGTCAACCGGCGGCTGGTGCGGCGTTCGATTCTCGACGGATTGCTGCTCGTGCCGCAACAATCCGAGGCGCAACTGGCAAAACGGCTGGCCGTCTGCGCGCCGCTGGCCGGTCTTGGCCGCGACACAGCGGCCCTCGAACGCTTCTACGAGCTGTTCCCCGAGCGCCGCGCGCGGCTGATGCAACAGGCGCAAACCTTACTGGCGGGCCAGGTCGAGCTGCTTGGCATGATGATCGCCGCAGATGATTGGCACAACGACCCATTGGGTAAAGGCCGCTGGGATCCGACCGCCGAGTTCGACATGCCGGCGCTCAAGGGGCGCGGCGACCTGCGGCTGGTCTGGGAACTCAGCCGGTTTCACCACGGCCTGCGCCTGGCTCAGGCGTTTCGACTGACTGGCGACGAGCGCTTTGCCCAGGAATTCGCGAGGCTGGTGCTGCACTGGCACGAGCACAACCCCCTGGGACGCGGGATCAACTGGTCGTGTCCGATGGAGGCGGCGATCCGTGCGATCAACTGGCTGGCCGCATTCAATTTAATTGAGGGTTCGGCCGCGGCGGACCGGCTGCGCGGGACGCTGGCCGCCCGGCTGATCGAGCACGCGCGCTTTGTGCTGCGCTGGATCGAGCCGCCGCTTGGCAACCACTTCCTCTCCGATTTGCTGGGCCTGCTGTTGATCGACGGCTCGTTCGAGGGGCATCCCGAGGCCGCCAAGATCGCGGGCTTCGCACGATCGCGGTTGCAACGCGAGCTGCGGCAACAGATCCACGCTGACGGCTCGTTCGCCGAGGGCTCGACGCGCTATGGCGATCTGGTGCTTGAGGGATTTAGCCTCGCCGCACTGGCCATGGGGAGCGCGCGGCCGGCGACATGGGAGAAGCGATTGCGATCCGCTGCATCGGCGCTGATCGGACTGAGCAATCCGTCGGGCGCACTACCGCAACTTGGGGACAACGACTCGGGCTGCTTCCTGCCCCTGGGCGAGCATCCCACACTCGATGCGCGTCAAAACGCTGCCCTGGTTGCCGTGATGTATCGCGATCCGCAGCTTGCACCGCCGATGGGCCCGTGGTGGGAGAAGGCGGTCTGGCTGTTCGGTGCGGACGCTCTCGAGCTTGCCGACCGCGCGCCCGATCCGGATCGCGACGATCATCTGCTGGAATTGCCCAAGGCCGGATGGTACACGGCGCGCATCAGCGGCGCGCAACTTTGGGTGTGCTGCGGCCCGGTGGGGCTGCGCGGGCTGGGCGCGCACGCGCACAACGACAAGCTCGGGTTCGAGCTTTGGGCGGGCGGCCCGCTGGTGCGCGACCCGGGGACTTATCTGTACACGGCTGATCGTGAAACGCGTGACGAGTTCCGTTGCACTGCGGCCCACGCAACGCTGATTGTCGACGGATTGGAGCAGACGCCGCTGCCTGATGAGCCGTTCGAGCTGTCCGAACTGGCTCGGCCGCGTTGTCTGAAATTCGAGCGCAGCGGCAACGCGGCGCTGTTCGTGGGCGAGCACTACGGCTACCAGCAACGGCTGGGCGTGGTCCACCGGCGGACTCTGCGATTTGGTCCCGGTAGGCTTGAGATCGAGGATCGGTTGCAAGGCGGCGGCGAGCACGGGCTGCGGATCAGTCTGCCGCTGGCCTCCGGGCTCGAGGTCGAACTCAACGGCGATACGGCGAGAATTCAAGGGGATGGTGTGCGCGCTGATGTGCGCGGTCCCGCGGACTGGCGAGTGGAGCGGGCGCGCTATTCGCCGGGCTACGGCCGGGTTGAGCCTGCTCTGCGCCTGGTGTGCCAGCTGCGGCGCGAGCTGCCCTGCGATTTGTCCACGGTCATTTCCTGGGGCTGAGTCGGCTGGGTACTGCGCGCAGGTTGCCCACAAACAGTCCGGCCATCTGCGCGGCGTTGAACAGCGCCTCGACCACCGGCTTGCGCCGCACCCCGCCCCAGCGCAGCACCAGCAGCGCGGCCAGCAGCAGATAGCGCGCGGAGTTGGCCCAGCACAGCACGTCGATCATCCGCAGCCCGGAGCGTTTGCTCGCCAGACGTTTGCGCGGCTCGGTCAGCCCGGCGTACCAGCCGCGCTCGAGCACCTTACCCACGGTTAGATCGGTGATTACCGCCGGGTGAAACACCACCAGCCGCGGCGTGTAGCGCATGCGGCCGATGCGCTCGAGACGATAGAACAGCTCGGTCTCCTCGGCAGCGCGCTGGCGGTCCGCGATTCTCCCCAGCTGCGGGTCGAACCCGCCGAGGCGTTCCAGGGCGTGCTTGCGGAAGATCATGTTGGAGCCGGCGATCAGCGAGCGCGCCTGGTCCGCGACGACAAAACGTTCGTCAAGGTCAGCCGGCGGCTTGCGCACCAGCGCGTCGGGCATCCACTCCGGCGCTGCGAAGCCGGGCTCGGGCGTGACCTTGGCGCCCAGCAGCAGCACGTCGGGCTCCAAACCGTGGATCATTTCCAAGGCCCGTTCGATCCAGTGTTGGTCCACGAACGCGTCGTCGTCCAAATAGGCCACGAACGCTCCGGCCGCCTCGTGAAAGCCGCGATTGCGCGCCGCAGACAGACCCTGCTCGGGCTCGTTGAACCAGCGCAGCGCGATGTCCGCCTGCTGCGCGCGAGCTGCCAGGCGCTGTATCACGGTCGCGGTGTCGTCCGTGGAGTTGTTGTCGATCACCAGCAGCTCGAAGGGTCGCTTTTGTTGTGCAACGATCAACGAGAGCAGGCAGCGCTCGAGCAGCGCACTGCGGTTGTAGGTGCATACGATTATGCTCAGCTTGACCATCGATTCCTCGTTGCGATCGCGGGACAGTCGATTATAAGGGGAGCGGCCCGCGCCGCGCCAATCTTGCGGCAATAATTGGCAGGGACGCTTTTCTTGTGGTAAACAGCCGTCGGCCTGACTAAAATTACGAGTTTTTTAAGACCGATCGACGAGGCGGGCCTGAAAACGGGCCTCGGATGATCGGGAACGGCGACGCAATGCCGGGGAGGCGCGAGACTGTGAACAACGTCAGTACGCTGCTCAAGGCGCTGATCAACCGCACCGGGGTGATCGAGGTCGAGACCGAGGCCGGGATTTACTTGGTCGAGGTCGCGCGCCACGATCCGACCGAGGCGTTCCTGAAAAAGCGCGGACAGGAGCACACGCTGGGCATCAGTCAGGCGGTTGAGGCCGGCCGGGCATTCATGGCCACCGATCCCCAGGGCTCGACGCGCGCGCTGATTTCGCTGCTGGCGCGTCGCGAGGACGAGGACGGCCACGCCGGGCTGTTGATCCTTGAGCAGGAACTGCACCAGTCCGTGCCCCGAGCGGTCGAGAGCGCGCTACTCGACCGGATCATCGCCGTGCGCCACAACTACATTCGGATTCACACCTACTGGGTGCTCGA from Candidatus Alcyoniella australis harbors:
- a CDS encoding SGNH/GDSL hydrolase family protein, with translation MPIGNLLLIAALAALGLLESAILSRRGRVRFGRSLLVFLAHFSPAIVGALLLPSVNENSHQLRILLLLLAVSVCLHAGWFASQRISLKLTRLRYTLAATGLLIVALAYLIELPPWLITAAMLGGLFAISTELHGIVSDRFHSPTPNLVALAAALAFIVLLDAGLAHSFWRWDLRLFGPGPGFTSDAAIRSSMGKPFLPPRDSQGQSIALEPGDGLRILLIGGSSAAGCCTEQRQQTMQGQLELALQERGLDAEVLNGAWDGYVSHYMVLDAIEGYRRLEPDLVLMYLGANDNGLIDTLGERYDEKDYGPALQWLRHRPFYQLLNSLLVKLRRGGRPREPIPAVSEQIFVDNLRTLRRIYGELGAQSLLFIEAIAEPRSLAYEQRVLTATEAAGVEAVDAHRMLRETYTAAGDYMNDDVHPNTLGHWSVAMIMLGELDARGLLPTNADTAGGQR
- a CDS encoding alginate lyase family protein, translated to MGLSRSMIKAMRRDPFSIPGVLMRRVNRRLVRRSILDGLLLVPQQSEAQLAKRLAVCAPLAGLGRDTAALERFYELFPERRARLMQQAQTLLAGQVELLGMMIAADDWHNDPLGKGRWDPTAEFDMPALKGRGDLRLVWELSRFHHGLRLAQAFRLTGDERFAQEFARLVLHWHEHNPLGRGINWSCPMEAAIRAINWLAAFNLIEGSAAADRLRGTLAARLIEHARFVLRWIEPPLGNHFLSDLLGLLLIDGSFEGHPEAAKIAGFARSRLQRELRQQIHADGSFAEGSTRYGDLVLEGFSLAALAMGSARPATWEKRLRSAASALIGLSNPSGALPQLGDNDSGCFLPLGEHPTLDARQNAALVAVMYRDPQLAPPMGPWWEKAVWLFGADALELADRAPDPDRDDHLLELPKAGWYTARISGAQLWVCCGPVGLRGLGAHAHNDKLGFELWAGGPLVRDPGTYLYTADRETRDEFRCTAAHATLIVDGLEQTPLPDEPFELSELARPRCLKFERSGNAALFVGEHYGYQQRLGVVHRRTLRFGPGRLEIEDRLQGGGEHGLRISLPLASGLEVELNGDTARIQGDGVRADVRGPADWRVERARYSPGYGRVEPALRLVCQLRRELPCDLSTVISWG
- a CDS encoding glycosyltransferase family A protein — encoded protein: MVKLSIIVCTYNRSALLERCLLSLIVAQQKRPFELLVIDNNSTDDTATVIQRLAARAQQADIALRWFNEPEQGLSAARNRGFHEAAGAFVAYLDDDAFVDQHWIERALEMIHGLEPDVLLLGAKVTPEPGFAAPEWMPDALVRKPPADLDERFVVADQARSLIAGSNMIFRKHALERLGGFDPQLGRIADRQRAAEETELFYRLERIGRMRYTPRLVVFHPAVITDLTVGKVLERGWYAGLTEPRKRLASKRSGLRMIDVLCWANSARYLLLAALLVLRWGGVRRKPVVEALFNAAQMAGLFVGNLRAVPSRLSPRK
- a CDS encoding nucleotide sugar dehydrogenase translates to MIRPMEKVCVVGLGYIGLPTASIMAANGQRVVGVDVDPAIVDRLSKGSVHIEERGLRTLVSAAISSGMFTVSPEPVQADAFILAVPTPVDDESRADLSHLRDAAESIAQVLKHGDLVVVESTVPPGTTRELVAPILSHRGLEPGRDFLLAHCPERVLPGSILRELVQNDRIIGGFDDASSQRARELYREWVEGEILLTSLEVAEAVKLIENASRDVAVAFANEVAQICAEVGVDPREAIALANRHPRVKILKPGPGVGGHCIPVDPWFLIQAAPRQSRLLKAARQVNDARPLALAKLIGHSLRRRKEPKVVIFGVAYKANVDDTRMSPAIKVIEQLERAHIEYAVYDPHVKNFPHDTGLLEEAVRRADLAVVLAGHDEFRYFDPERIGSLMRTRRLIDSTGVLSVEAWAEAGFEIIEF
- a CDS encoding glycosyltransferase family 39 protein — encoded protein: MNKGESPAATRIPWALIWTLLALTAYIFFFVTTFRSLGTQSDALKYASAARSLLRGDGAVTLMVHTISFSNVEPGTVREAASMLGPLPQYLWTMVLAVAFLVFGAADTTAAATCGLFYVLSVPLVFGIARRLFGLRAAHLAAALAILEANALYYSLSGMSESMFGLLLLLLVYALVRRSGAGWGLIAGLALGLIVYSREIGPLYALPLVLLVLSPATRRWQRIIGLLVGLLLVVGADRLSEPLRAYHWQGQARVRLVQPAPETAPQPTPRPTVQRDEPGDRSQPGPIVGFITRKLRHVIHTHSPLHPGHSYARGLEMEEGLLTTGEHVEAILYRARTFNLPLTLRSWFWSATNPLLLWAFWLAPFMLLRSREQLWPWLSTVGALLAVGAILQVLFVMERYYHPAILLMIVFAAGGFSRLAGLIKREGLRRAACVALVLAATFPWGITAGIERMGRFSDYQCRTLTMPDPEFYSRLGQSVAALTGPEEVGVSDTPWLVNWYGDRVCIWLPKDAETLELLMRRTNVDFMLLTFHLRGSLDLRSWEEWLQRASELDGKLDGFEFIRGLRIPGGRFWLFRSDVEYLDAPTGGGA
- the wecB gene encoding UDP-N-acetylglucosamine 2-epimerase (non-hydrolyzing) yields the protein MLLVFGTRPEAIKMMPLIKQGKLRGSEVEVRVALSAQHREMLDEVLELFDVEPHHDLDLMRAGQTPTEVTRRMLEKLPEVYRTERPDVVVVQGDTTTTFAAAYAAFLEHIPVAHVEAGLRTGDLTAPFPEEANRKLTSSITTFHFPPTELSKRNLLAEGYDPQSIWVTGNTVIDTLLDVVERTDLPEPEIPGGINGRLILVTAHRRESFGEPIRGVFNALKQLAARFADDTLVYPVHPNPNIKVPAEEILSGLPNVRLIAPVGYTSLVCLMRRAALVLTDSGGIQEEAPSLGVPVLVLRETTERPEGVYAGTVKLVGTDPQKILDQAGILLTDSEAHAAMAKAANPYGDGHAAERIIDVLTRWYSRTSGGK